A stretch of Streptomyces vietnamensis DNA encodes these proteins:
- a CDS encoding FtsW/RodA/SpoVE family cell cycle protein — protein MTAPRRPDAPPPGIRVPKRRGVELSLLIGAVLISVLGYAEVGLARSGAVPPDAARYGAGLGGLALVAHLAVRFRAPYADPLLLPIAVLLNGLGLVLIYRLDLETPKDQAAATQLVWSTLGVALFIVVVLLLRDHRALQGYAYVSVAAALGLMILPIFFPAVNGAKIWIRIGGLSFQPGEFAKILLAVFFAAYLAANRNALAYTGRRIWKFQFPTGRVLGPIVAIWLLSVGVLVLERDLGTSLLFFGLFVIMLYVATGRTGWIAVGLVLASAGAFLVGSLEPHVHSRVQDWLDPFASIRAGEGPGQLAQSLFAFAAGGMLGTGLGLGHSVLIGFATKSDFILATAGEELGLVGLTALFLLYALLVARGYRAGLSLRDPFGRLLAIGLASIVALQVFVIAGGVMGLIPLTGMAMPFLAQGGSSVVTNWVIVALLIRVSDSARAPQPDGADTGELAKVGGTR, from the coding sequence ATGACCGCACCACGGCGCCCGGACGCACCCCCGCCCGGCATCCGTGTCCCGAAGCGGCGCGGCGTGGAACTGTCGCTCCTGATCGGCGCGGTCCTGATCTCCGTCCTCGGGTACGCGGAGGTCGGCCTCGCCCGCAGCGGCGCCGTGCCGCCCGACGCCGCCCGCTACGGGGCCGGACTCGGGGGGCTCGCGCTCGTCGCCCACCTCGCGGTCCGCTTCCGCGCCCCGTACGCCGATCCCCTGCTGCTGCCGATCGCGGTCCTGCTCAACGGCCTCGGCCTGGTGCTGATCTACCGCCTCGACCTGGAGACGCCGAAGGACCAGGCGGCGGCGACGCAGTTGGTCTGGTCGACGCTCGGGGTGGCCCTGTTCATCGTGGTCGTCCTGCTCCTGCGCGACCACCGGGCGCTCCAGGGGTACGCGTACGTGTCGGTGGCCGCCGCCCTCGGCCTGATGATCCTGCCGATCTTCTTCCCGGCGGTGAACGGCGCCAAGATCTGGATCAGGATCGGCGGTCTCTCCTTCCAGCCGGGCGAGTTCGCCAAGATCCTGCTCGCGGTCTTCTTCGCGGCGTACCTCGCCGCCAACCGCAACGCGCTCGCGTACACCGGCCGCCGCATCTGGAAGTTCCAGTTCCCGACGGGCCGGGTCCTCGGGCCGATCGTCGCGATCTGGCTGCTGAGCGTCGGCGTCCTCGTCCTGGAACGGGACCTGGGCACCTCGCTGCTCTTCTTCGGCCTCTTCGTGATCATGCTGTACGTGGCGACCGGCCGGACCGGCTGGATCGCGGTCGGTCTCGTCCTGGCCTCCGCGGGCGCCTTCCTCGTCGGCTCGCTCGAACCCCACGTCCACAGCCGGGTGCAGGACTGGCTCGACCCCTTCGCCTCGATCCGCGCGGGCGAGGGGCCGGGGCAGCTCGCCCAGTCGCTGTTCGCCTTCGCCGCCGGCGGGATGCTCGGCACCGGGCTCGGTCTCGGCCATTCCGTCCTCATCGGCTTCGCCACCAAGTCCGACTTCATCCTGGCGACGGCCGGCGAGGAGCTGGGACTCGTCGGCCTCACCGCGCTCTTCCTGCTGTACGCGCTGCTCGTCGCCCGCGGCTACCGCGCCGGCCTCTCGCTGCGCGACCCCTTCGGGCGGCTGCTCGCGATCGGCCTCGCCTCGATCGTGGCCCTCCAGGTCTTCGTGATCGCGGGCGGGGTGATGGGGCTCATCCCGCTGACCGGCATGGCGATGCCGTTCCTCGCGCAGGGAGGTTCGTCCGTGGTGACCAACTGGGTGATCGTCGCGCTCCTCATCCGGGTCAGCGACTCGGCCCGCGCGCCCCAGCCGGACGGCGCGGACACCGGGGAGCTCGCGAAGGTCGGGGGGACGCGGTGA
- a CDS encoding sensor histidine kinase — protein MRAPRLPAWTATLTWKAAVFIAVMCCALAALLGVLVHVSVAGQTVSDARDKALTQLTEVSVLYEAGEPLPRFAGVDPPGLPASLRALAARGERGTMVAEYKGRPTMWAAGPANSPAAGPTDGSTNGPTDGLAGGLAGGLAGGSANGPTDSSTNGPADSPASGSTDSPTARPAGGRALAVRLDYTQSAETIDALDRSILGSSVLAIGATLLVGVFAVTRVTRRLHLTAQVARRISAGDLDARVDDPRTKDPSRPQDEVATVSGALDTMASSLQRKLQTEQRFTADVAHELRTPLTGLSAAAELLPEGRPAELVRDRVRAMRGLTEDLLEISRLDARTETVDLAVHELGPLAERVVRASGTATEVRIVRDATVETDRRRVERVLGNLVANAHKHGAPPVVVTVDGPVVSVRDHGPGYPAYLLESGPQRFRTESGGKGHGLGLTIAVGQAEVIGAELVFAAAPDGGAEARLRLPEYVRFASSDAEE, from the coding sequence GTGAGGGCGCCGCGGCTGCCCGCCTGGACGGCGACCCTCACCTGGAAGGCCGCCGTCTTCATCGCGGTGATGTGCTGCGCCCTCGCCGCGCTGCTCGGCGTCCTCGTCCACGTCTCGGTGGCCGGGCAGACCGTGAGCGACGCCCGCGACAAGGCCCTGACGCAGCTCACCGAGGTCAGCGTGCTGTACGAGGCGGGCGAGCCGCTCCCCCGGTTCGCCGGTGTGGATCCGCCCGGACTCCCCGCCTCGCTGCGGGCGCTCGCCGCGCGCGGGGAGCGCGGCACGATGGTCGCGGAGTACAAGGGCCGACCGACGATGTGGGCGGCGGGCCCGGCGAACAGTCCTGCGGCCGGCCCGACGGACGGCTCGACCAACGGCCCGACAGACGGCCTGGCAGGCGGCCTGGCAGGCGGCCTGGCAGGCGGCTCGGCCAATGGCCCGACGGACAGCTCGACCAACGGCCCGGCAGACAGCCCGGCCAGCGGCTCGACCGACAGCCCGACCGCCCGCCCCGCCGGCGGCCGTGCCCTCGCCGTACGCCTCGACTACACCCAGAGCGCCGAGACCATCGACGCGCTCGACCGCTCGATCCTCGGCTCCTCCGTGCTCGCCATCGGGGCGACCCTGCTGGTGGGCGTCTTCGCCGTCACCCGGGTCACCCGCCGGCTGCACCTCACCGCGCAGGTGGCCCGCCGGATCAGCGCCGGCGACCTCGACGCGCGCGTGGACGATCCCCGTACGAAGGACCCCTCGCGCCCGCAGGACGAGGTGGCCACGGTCTCCGGGGCGCTCGACACGATGGCCTCCTCGCTCCAGCGCAAGCTGCAGACCGAGCAGCGGTTCACCGCCGATGTGGCGCACGAGCTGCGGACGCCGCTGACGGGCCTCTCGGCCGCGGCCGAACTGCTGCCGGAGGGGCGGCCCGCGGAGCTCGTACGCGATCGCGTGCGGGCGATGCGCGGGCTCACCGAGGACCTCCTGGAGATCTCGCGGCTCGACGCCCGCACCGAGACCGTGGACCTGGCGGTGCACGAGCTCGGGCCGCTCGCCGAGCGGGTGGTGCGCGCCTCGGGCACGGCCACGGAGGTGCGGATCGTCCGGGACGCGACGGTGGAGACGGACCGGCGGCGCGTGGAGCGGGTCCTGGGCAATCTGGTGGCCAACGCGCACAAGCACGGGGCGCCGCCGGTGGTGGTGACGGTGGACGGTCCCGTGGTGTCCGTGCGGGACCACGGGCCGGGCTATCCCGCGTACCTCCTGGAGTCGGGGCCGCAGCGGTTCCGTACCGAGAGCGGGGGCAAGGGGCACGGCCTCGGGCTGACGATCGCGGTGGGGCAGGCGGAGGTGATCGGCGCCGAACTGGTCTTCGCCGCCGCCCCGGACGGGGGCGCCGAGGCCCGGCTGCGGCTGCCGGAGTACGTGCGGTTCGCCTCTTCCGACGCGGAGGAGTGA